In Ruminococcaceae bacterium BL-6, a genomic segment contains:
- a CDS encoding ABC transporter substrate-binding protein: protein MRKKALSALLLVCAVCFSLFGCSGKSQSSSAVNDKSWDRARAAGKLIVGVEQNFPPMSFYDEKKQLSGYDIDIAAEAVKKLGIEAEFQPLSPAEIPDALKEGKIDCIWNYYSGASQDKTSENLTFSYMKSRQVVLCLAGTALQNLADLKGQRVGVKAGSGGQKAVEASTAFKKCLASIIEYKDYSEAKSSLDKQKISGIVMDEAAARYYLEKYPDIYQILGKDGSEDAEVLETGDYCVAFRAEDGSLARNVEDSLNGLNEDGTLSKLSKKWFGSDLSDMESSGESF, encoded by the coding sequence ATGAGGAAAAAAGCACTTTCAGCTCTGCTGCTTGTGTGCGCCGTCTGTTTCAGCCTGTTCGGCTGCTCCGGCAAAAGTCAAAGCTCTTCCGCCGTAAACGACAAATCCTGGGATCGTGCCCGCGCCGCCGGAAAGCTCATCGTGGGCGTGGAACAGAATTTCCCGCCGATGTCTTTTTACGACGAAAAGAAACAGCTTTCCGGCTACGACATCGATATCGCCGCCGAAGCGGTGAAAAAGCTTGGGATCGAGGCGGAATTCCAGCCGCTTTCCCCCGCGGAGATTCCGGACGCCCTGAAAGAAGGAAAAATCGACTGCATCTGGAATTATTACAGCGGAGCTTCCCAGGATAAAACCTCGGAAAACCTGACGTTCAGCTATATGAAAAGCAGACAGGTGGTATTGTGCCTTGCCGGGACCGCGCTTCAGAACCTTGCCGACCTGAAGGGCCAGCGGGTGGGCGTAAAGGCGGGCTCCGGGGGACAGAAAGCCGTGGAGGCTTCCACCGCTTTTAAAAAATGCCTTGCCAGCATCATCGAATACAAGGATTATTCCGAGGCGAAAAGCTCCCTGGACAAGCAAAAGATCAGCGGAATCGTAATGGATGAGGCGGCGGCCCGCTACTACCTTGAAAAATACCCGGATATCTACCAGATTCTGGGGAAGGACGGCTCGGAGGACGCCGAGGTGCTGGAAACCGGCGATTACTGCGTCGCGTTCCGCGCGGAAGACGGCAGCCTTGCCCGGAACGTGGAGGACAGCCTGAACGGGCTGAACGAGGATGGTACCCTTTCCAAGCTTTCGAAGAAATGGTTCGGCTCCGATCTTTCCGACATGGAATCCTCGGGAGAAAGCTTCTGA
- a CDS encoding conserved protein of unknown function (Evidence 4 : Unknown function but conserved in other organisms) has product MAVLQLHDLDVPEFLELLETCKGNVYLVTREGDRLNLKSKLSQLMGLTQLIEGGKIAEAFIVCENPEDESRLFRYNLYKK; this is encoded by the coding sequence ATGGCCGTTCTGCAGCTTCACGATCTGGATGTTCCAGAGTTCCTTGAGCTTTTGGAAACGTGCAAGGGAAACGTGTACCTGGTGACGAGGGAAGGAGACCGCCTGAACCTGAAAAGCAAGCTCAGCCAGCTGATGGGCCTCACTCAGTTGATAGAGGGCGGGAAAATCGCGGAGGCGTTCATCGTCTGCGAAAACCCGGAGGATGAATCCAGGCTGTTCCGATATAATCTTTATAAGAAATAA
- a CDS encoding Macrolide ABC transporter ATP-binding protein produces the protein MKLIEVDHISKVYAGGGGEIRALDGVSLKVAQGEFLAIVGRSGSGKSTLMNMLGCLDTPTDGAYYLEGQNVARLPEERLSKIRNREIGFVFQGFNLIPDMNALENVELPLRYRGMKKEERKRLSAEALARVGLDGRLTHRPAQMSGGQQQRVAIARAIAASPPIILADEPTGNLDSKSGGEVMQILKKLNGEGRTVVLITHDDRIAAMADRIVRLQDGKIVPS, from the coding sequence GTGAAATTGATTGAAGTGGATCATATTTCGAAGGTTTACGCGGGCGGCGGCGGGGAGATTCGCGCGCTGGACGGCGTCAGCCTGAAGGTGGCGCAGGGCGAGTTCCTCGCGATCGTGGGGCGGTCCGGCTCCGGAAAATCGACGCTGATGAATATGCTCGGCTGTCTGGATACCCCGACCGACGGGGCCTATTATCTGGAAGGGCAAAACGTCGCCCGTCTGCCGGAGGAGCGGCTTTCCAAAATCCGCAACCGGGAGATCGGCTTCGTGTTCCAGGGCTTTAACCTGATCCCCGACATGAACGCGCTGGAAAACGTGGAGCTGCCGCTTCGGTACCGGGGGATGAAGAAGGAAGAGCGAAAAAGGCTGAGCGCCGAGGCGCTCGCCCGCGTCGGGCTGGATGGGCGCCTGACCCACCGGCCCGCCCAGATGAGCGGCGGGCAGCAGCAGCGGGTCGCGATCGCGCGCGCCATCGCGGCCAGTCCGCCGATCATTCTGGCGGATGAACCGACCGGGAATCTGGATTCCAAATCCGGCGGGGAGGTCATGCAGATCCTGAAAAAGCTGAACGGCGAGGGGCGCACCGTCGTCCTGATCACGCACGACGACAGGATCGCGGCCATGGCCGACCGCATCGTACGGCTTCAGGACGGAAAAATCGTCCCGTCTTAA
- a CDS encoding Methyltransferase — translation MGDWMMQLESLLKLALAGVCGAVIGYERKNRLKEAGIRTHMLVAIGSALMMIVSKYGFFDVLSPGRVELNPARVAAQIVSGIGFLGAGMIFIKKQSVSGLTTAAGIWATAGIGMAVGAGLYFSGIAATVLVFFVQVVLHRNFKWIKIPIAKQVILQTDDSSDSISLIQEKFLENHLEIIDLKAGRAADGLMEIELYVKFPPDYDASGLLNLFHGNPHIKSIEY, via the coding sequence ATGGGAGATTGGATGATGCAGCTTGAGTCTCTGCTGAAGCTGGCCCTGGCGGGCGTCTGCGGAGCCGTGATCGGCTACGAGCGGAAAAACAGGCTGAAGGAAGCCGGGATCCGGACGCATATGCTCGTCGCCATCGGGTCCGCGCTGATGATGATCGTTTCCAAATACGGGTTTTTTGATGTGCTGTCCCCCGGCCGGGTCGAGCTCAACCCGGCGCGCGTTGCGGCCCAGATCGTAAGCGGAATCGGCTTTCTGGGCGCCGGCATGATCTTTATCAAAAAGCAGTCCGTCAGCGGGCTGACGACGGCCGCCGGAATATGGGCCACCGCCGGAATCGGCATGGCCGTCGGCGCGGGGCTCTACTTTTCCGGCATCGCGGCGACCGTCCTGGTCTTTTTCGTGCAGGTGGTCCTGCACCGGAACTTCAAATGGATCAAAATTCCGATCGCAAAGCAGGTGATCCTGCAGACCGACGACAGTTCGGACTCCATCTCGCTGATCCAGGAAAAGTTTCTGGAAAACCATCTGGAAATCATCGATCTGAAAGCCGGGAGAGCGGCGGACGGGCTGATGGAAATCGAGCTGTATGTGAAGTTTCCTCCCGATTACGACGCCTCCGGGCTGCTGAACCTCTTTCACGGCAATCCCCATATCAAATCGATCGAGTACTGA
- a CDS encoding MBL fold metallo-hydrolase yields MPLPALAVLLVLAAAGWFLNTRPQEAPAPQAATSSVSASAASSTQAMIYYLDVGQGDSELIRLPGGENILIDTGTGETADKLVSLLQELGVKRVDHLIATHPHEDHIGGMESVVRKIPVGKIYMPKVADKQIPTTRTYEGLIDAISDKKMKITQAKAGMTIPLSGQAKLELLAPNGTQYDDLNNYSVVAKLTYGQKTFLFTGDAEKLSEKEMLNKNYDLKCDVLKCGHHGSSSSTSAAFLKAVSPQFAVISCGLNNDYGHPNKEVLSRLQKVGVKVYRTDLQGTILARCDGRSITFETGQKSLVKD; encoded by the coding sequence ATGCCATTGCCGGCTCTGGCGGTCCTGCTCGTTCTGGCGGCCGCGGGCTGGTTTTTGAATACGCGGCCCCAGGAGGCGCCGGCGCCGCAGGCGGCCACATCGTCCGTTTCCGCATCGGCGGCGTCCTCAACCCAGGCGATGATCTATTATCTGGATGTGGGACAGGGCGACAGCGAGCTGATCCGCCTGCCCGGCGGGGAGAACATATTGATCGACACGGGAACGGGGGAAACCGCGGACAAGCTGGTTTCCCTGCTTCAGGAGCTGGGGGTGAAGCGGGTGGACCACCTGATTGCGACGCACCCGCACGAAGACCACATCGGCGGCATGGAAAGCGTGGTGCGGAAGATCCCGGTCGGGAAGATCTATATGCCGAAGGTGGCGGACAAACAGATCCCCACGACAAGGACGTATGAAGGTCTGATCGACGCCATTTCGGACAAAAAGATGAAGATCACCCAGGCGAAGGCGGGCATGACGATTCCGCTTTCCGGGCAGGCAAAGCTGGAGCTTCTGGCGCCGAACGGCACCCAGTACGACGACCTGAACAACTACTCCGTCGTGGCGAAGCTCACCTACGGACAGAAGACGTTCCTGTTCACCGGGGACGCCGAAAAGCTCAGCGAAAAAGAAATGCTCAACAAAAACTACGATCTGAAGTGCGACGTGCTCAAATGCGGCCACCACGGCAGCAGCAGCTCGACGAGCGCTGCCTTTCTGAAAGCCGTTTCCCCGCAGTTCGCCGTGATTTCCTGCGGGCTGAACAACGATTACGGCCACCCGAACAAAGAGGTGCTCAGCCGGCTGCAAAAGGTGGGGGTCAAGGTGTACCGCACCGATCTGCAGGGCACGATTCTGGCGCGGTGCGACGGCAGAAGCATCACGTTCGAAACCGGGCAGAAATCGCTCGTGAAAGACTGA
- a CDS encoding DegV family protein encodes MGSKVIISADSGCDLFPDIYRERDIRIVPLYISMEGKSLIDRKEVMPEDLFRSVERTGKMPKTAAPAPADFFRLFRACTRQGYEVVHFSMNGKFSASYQNACLAAEEFHGVYVVDTCSASTGIGICVLRGADLRDEGAAGREIYKKILTDKRKVRSFVLLDTLDYVRLGGRATFLQSFGANLLRLRPCLSIDSDGGLHVTKKFRGNYAQVTKEYVRFVLDQPDISDRRLMFSYTSVEPEILEKSLEIIRESGKFREVLVTRAGCAMSCHVGPNTLALFYMEE; translated from the coding sequence ATGGGTTCCAAGGTGATCATCAGCGCGGACAGCGGGTGCGACCTTTTTCCCGATATTTACCGCGAGCGCGATATCAGAATCGTGCCGCTTTATATCAGCATGGAGGGAAAGTCCCTGATCGACCGGAAAGAAGTGATGCCGGAGGATCTGTTCCGCAGCGTGGAGCGGACGGGGAAAATGCCGAAAACGGCGGCGCCCGCGCCCGCGGATTTTTTTCGGCTGTTTCGGGCCTGTACGCGTCAGGGATACGAGGTCGTGCATTTCAGCATGAACGGAAAGTTTTCCGCGTCGTATCAGAACGCCTGCCTTGCGGCGGAGGAATTTCACGGCGTTTACGTGGTGGATACCTGCAGCGCCAGCACAGGAATCGGAATCTGCGTGCTGCGCGGCGCGGATCTGCGGGATGAAGGGGCCGCCGGCAGGGAAATCTATAAAAAGATTTTGACAGACAAGCGGAAAGTGCGTTCGTTTGTGCTGCTCGATACGCTCGATTATGTGCGCCTCGGCGGGCGGGCCACGTTTCTGCAGAGCTTCGGCGCGAACCTTCTGCGGCTCCGCCCGTGCCTTTCGATCGACAGCGACGGCGGGCTGCACGTCACAAAGAAGTTCCGCGGCAATTACGCGCAGGTGACGAAGGAATATGTCCGGTTTGTTCTGGACCAGCCGGATATCAGCGACAGGCGGCTGATGTTTTCCTATACGAGCGTCGAGCCGGAAATCCTGGAAAAATCGCTCGAAATTATACGGGAGAGCGGAAAGTTCCGGGAGGTGCTCGTCACCCGCGCGGGATGCGCGATGAGCTGCCATGTGGGGCCGAACACGCTGGCCCTGTTTTACATGGAAGAATAA
- a CDS encoding conserved exported protein of unknown function (Evidence 4 : Unknown function but conserved in other organisms), with protein sequence MRKNKSSFQRYMTAAIAFLLAATLFAATVSAVEADTPAPGTQVTAPGTSSAENSSSTGQPESQEPGPSSEGGTSQPDPEESVPRQESEQPSKKPESSPSSRSRSSSSQKAPAVSVPPPKAVASAPADSRSPTEFNSQDLSGLLSGGTESDIPSTDGFLRETGGDAGSGNGGVSSLLLGGIALILLGAAGIVLFLYRQFWKRKLIPSTETTGPIGKPVYKEFFQKPQGKKVSDYYDEPDDNYDEYDQFDRSAKEHANPNRTSPKKAAPGAQPHPPQKNAKRPPAQGQAPKSDGFTDISSGRRHGVDQDGFDWDNFFKNYRK encoded by the coding sequence ATGCGCAAAAACAAATCGTCATTTCAAAGATATATGACGGCGGCAATTGCGTTTCTGCTCGCCGCCACCCTGTTCGCCGCAACCGTTTCCGCCGTGGAAGCGGACACGCCCGCGCCCGGCACCCAGGTGACCGCGCCCGGCACTTCTTCTGCCGAAAATTCTTCATCCACCGGACAGCCCGAAAGCCAGGAGCCCGGGCCGTCGTCGGAAGGAGGTACTTCTCAGCCGGATCCGGAGGAAAGCGTCCCCCGGCAGGAATCCGAACAGCCCTCGAAAAAGCCGGAATCCTCGCCTTCCTCACGCAGCCGCTCCTCTTCTTCCCAGAAGGCGCCGGCCGTCAGCGTGCCGCCCCCGAAAGCGGTCGCTTCCGCTCCCGCGGACAGCCGCTCCCCCACCGAATTCAATTCGCAGGACTTAAGCGGCCTGCTTTCCGGGGGCACCGAGAGCGATATCCCGAGCACCGACGGCTTCCTTCGGGAGACCGGAGGGGATGCCGGCTCCGGGAACGGCGGCGTTTCCAGCCTTCTTTTGGGCGGGATCGCGCTGATCCTTCTGGGGGCCGCGGGAATCGTCCTGTTCCTGTACCGGCAGTTCTGGAAAAGGAAGCTGATTCCGTCCACAGAGACGACGGGGCCGATCGGCAAGCCGGTCTACAAGGAATTTTTCCAGAAACCGCAGGGCAAAAAAGTCAGCGACTACTACGACGAACCGGATGACAATTACGACGAATACGACCAGTTCGACCGGTCCGCAAAGGAACATGCAAACCCGAACCGCACGTCCCCCAAAAAGGCCGCGCCTGGCGCTCAGCCCCATCCTCCTCAGAAAAACGCGAAACGGCCCCCGGCGCAGGGCCAGGCCCCGAAAAGCGACGGCTTTACGGATATCAGCTCCGGCAGGCGGCACGGCGTGGACCAGGATGGTTTCGACTGGGACAACTTTTTCAAAAACTACCGCAAATGA
- a CDS encoding Ferredoxin: MEAKRVWAVYFSATGTTRRAVSAAAGQAAEELGAEFLQFDFTLPAQRREPLYFSPRDLVVFGTPVYAGRVPNVLLKYLSGVRGGGAAAVPMVVYGNRDYDDALIELRDILEKDGFHTIAAAAFVGEHSFSDVLAKGRPDSADLELARNFGRSAAEKFRKMEEGSFGAPIAVKGTPFPYRGYYWPRDRKGNPVDIRRVKPLTGDGCINCGLCARVCPMGSISPENVREFTGICIKCGACIKKCPQHAKYYDDAGYLYHRNELEEGLKRRAEPELFA; encoded by the coding sequence ATGGAAGCAAAAAGGGTGTGGGCCGTCTATTTCAGCGCCACCGGGACCACGCGGCGCGCGGTTTCGGCAGCGGCCGGACAGGCAGCGGAGGAACTGGGGGCGGAGTTTCTGCAATTCGATTTTACGCTGCCCGCTCAAAGAAGGGAGCCGCTTTACTTCTCCCCGCGCGACCTTGTCGTGTTCGGAACCCCGGTCTATGCGGGCCGGGTGCCGAATGTGCTGCTGAAATACCTTTCGGGGGTGCGCGGCGGAGGAGCCGCCGCAGTGCCGATGGTGGTGTACGGGAACCGCGACTACGACGACGCGCTGATCGAGCTGCGCGACATTCTGGAAAAGGATGGGTTCCATACCATCGCAGCCGCGGCCTTTGTGGGGGAGCATTCCTTTTCGGATGTCCTCGCGAAGGGGCGCCCGGATTCCGCCGATCTGGAGCTTGCCCGCAATTTCGGGCGTTCCGCGGCGGAAAAATTCCGCAAAATGGAAGAGGGTTCGTTCGGCGCGCCGATTGCCGTAAAGGGGACGCCGTTTCCCTACCGCGGCTATTATTGGCCCCGGGACCGGAAGGGGAACCCGGTGGACATCCGCCGGGTGAAGCCGCTCACCGGGGACGGCTGCATCAATTGCGGGCTCTGCGCGCGGGTGTGTCCCATGGGCTCGATCTCCCCGGAAAATGTCCGGGAGTTTACGGGAATCTGCATCAAGTGCGGCGCCTGCATCAAAAAGTGTCCGCAGCACGCGAAATATTACGACGACGCCGGCTATCTGTATCACCGAAACGAGCTGGAGGAGGGCCTGAAGAGAAGGGCCGAGCCGGAACTGTTCGCGTGA
- a CDS encoding conserved exported protein of unknown function (Evidence 4 : Unknown function but conserved in other organisms), producing the protein MNFLKKLTAAGLSLALLAGTAACTGADKSWAAKNDSLTVPIGAYIYYEYLAYQDASSKVKDSSKPVLEQTVENKDAAAWIKDKAVDYTKLLLAADKKMKDLKLSLTEDEKKQITSDTSSQWSQYQSTLEGYGVSKESFGLASVEFSEKYSKIFSAIYGKNGTNPVSDADLKNYFEKNFTDFSYVRIPLYDTKTYAALDDAKIKEYKKMGDDYAAQLSKGTTTVDKVGEAVKQKLSLDAAPSQSTTDVIDDSSGYPADMVKLIQGMKAGEAKTIEITDANTYLIVMKHDVTKKTQTQLSTDNGRLSVLNRMKSKEFTDMLESEAKSLKNVQLNDKALNAYPPKLFVPKDTASAAG; encoded by the coding sequence ATGAACTTTTTAAAAAAGCTGACCGCAGCCGGTCTGTCGCTGGCGCTTTTGGCGGGTACTGCCGCCTGTACCGGCGCCGACAAAAGCTGGGCGGCCAAAAACGACAGCCTTACCGTACCCATTGGGGCTTATATCTATTATGAATATCTGGCTTATCAGGACGCTTCTTCCAAGGTAAAAGATTCCAGCAAACCGGTGCTGGAGCAGACAGTGGAAAACAAGGATGCCGCGGCATGGATCAAGGACAAGGCGGTGGACTACACCAAGCTGCTGCTCGCCGCGGACAAGAAGATGAAGGATCTGAAGCTCTCCCTGACCGAGGATGAGAAAAAGCAAATCACGTCCGACACCTCCTCCCAGTGGTCGCAGTATCAGTCCACGCTGGAGGGCTACGGCGTCTCGAAAGAGTCCTTCGGGCTTGCCTCGGTTGAATTTTCGGAAAAATACAGCAAGATCTTTTCGGCCATCTACGGCAAAAACGGCACGAACCCCGTCAGCGACGCGGACCTGAAAAATTATTTCGAGAAAAATTTCACGGATTTTTCGTATGTGAGGATCCCGCTTTACGACACCAAAACCTATGCGGCGCTGGATGACGCCAAGATCAAGGAATACAAGAAAATGGGGGATGACTACGCCGCCCAGCTCTCCAAAGGGACAACCACCGTGGACAAGGTGGGCGAGGCCGTGAAGCAGAAGCTCTCGCTCGACGCGGCCCCATCCCAGAGCACCACGGATGTGATCGACGATTCGTCCGGATACCCGGCGGACATGGTGAAGCTGATCCAGGGAATGAAGGCGGGCGAAGCCAAGACCATCGAGATCACCGACGCGAACACGTATCTGATCGTGATGAAGCACGACGTGACGAAAAAGACGCAGACCCAGCTTTCCACCGACAACGGCCGCCTTTCCGTGCTGAACCGGATGAAATCCAAGGAATTCACCGATATGCTGGAATCGGAAGCCAAAAGCCTCAAGAACGTCCAGCTGAACGACAAGGCGCTGAACGCCTATCCGCCGAAGCTGTTCGTCCCGAAAGACACCGCTTCCGCGGCGGGATGA